The following are from one region of the Haemophilus parainfluenzae genome:
- the mobB gene encoding molybdopterin-guanine dinucleotide biosynthesis protein MobB, which produces MNNSLPLLGITGYSGSGKTTLLEKLLPQLIKKGLRVSVIKHSHHNAHVDKEGKDSWRMKEAGSAQVIMACDSRWALMTETPQAPVSLAYLSQQFDRHLTDLVLVEGFKQEPIPKILLHRREMTKPLPELDENVLALATDYSLETDCTLLDINHIEQIAEFIYQWWKKTQ; this is translated from the coding sequence ATGAACAATTCCCTTCCTCTTCTTGGCATCACGGGTTACAGCGGTAGTGGCAAAACCACATTACTGGAAAAATTACTTCCTCAATTAATTAAAAAAGGTTTACGTGTTTCAGTCATTAAACATAGCCATCACAACGCCCATGTGGATAAAGAGGGAAAAGACAGCTGGCGAATGAAAGAGGCGGGTTCTGCGCAAGTTATTATGGCTTGCGATAGTCGTTGGGCATTAATGACAGAAACGCCTCAAGCGCCGGTTTCGTTAGCTTATTTAAGCCAACAATTTGATCGTCATTTAACGGATTTAGTGTTAGTGGAAGGGTTTAAACAAGAACCCATTCCAAAGATTCTGTTGCATCGGCGAGAGATGACAAAACCTTTGCCAGAATTAGATGAAAACGTGTTGGCTTTAGCAACAGATTATTCGCTTGAAACTGACTGCACTTTATTAGATATTAATCACATTGAACAGATCGCTGAGTTTATTTATCAATGGTGGAAAAAGACGCAGTAA
- the rseB gene encoding sigma-E factor regulatory protein RseB — MKKTSLKLTALLGLFLLPFTAFAEEPIQSLNKMSQAMRDLNYELAFVQTTPTNMDSFRYRHIKQGQKVYAQLVTLDGEQQEIIQRGNLVSYFQPDSRAFTINSGEIVDALPAVIRTDFSKLSQNYDFIKLGKDRIAGRFVDTIRIVPKDDFRYQYLVFLDEENGLLLRGDMLDREGKLLDQFRVVTLYIDDRLRGLTDYLNKVSVPPLLNEGKQESSLSINWKTDWLPQGFDLIRQNHDVIDGEVIENALFSDGLFTFTLYVNKADSAAATENTWKQGAYTIYSEVMGDKEITFIGQLPIAAAKRIVQGVTFLK, encoded by the coding sequence TTCTTATTGCCTTTTACGGCATTTGCAGAAGAGCCAATCCAGTCATTAAATAAAATGTCGCAAGCCATGCGAGATTTAAATTATGAGCTTGCTTTTGTGCAAACTACGCCAACAAATATGGACTCATTCCGTTATCGTCATATTAAGCAAGGGCAAAAAGTGTATGCACAATTGGTGACATTAGATGGTGAACAGCAAGAAATCATCCAGCGCGGTAATTTAGTCAGCTATTTCCAGCCGGATTCACGTGCTTTCACGATTAACAGTGGTGAGATTGTGGATGCGCTTCCGGCAGTGATTCGCACTGATTTTAGCAAGCTGAGTCAGAATTATGATTTTATTAAGCTTGGAAAAGACCGAATTGCAGGCCGATTTGTCGATACCATTCGTATTGTGCCCAAAGACGATTTTCGCTATCAATATCTCGTTTTCTTAGATGAAGAAAATGGTTTGTTATTGCGTGGCGATATGCTTGATCGCGAAGGCAAGTTACTTGATCAGTTCCGTGTGGTGACGTTATATATCGATGATCGTCTACGTGGTTTGACAGATTACCTTAATAAGGTGTCAGTACCTCCACTTTTAAATGAAGGGAAACAAGAGTCTTCACTTTCAATCAATTGGAAAACTGATTGGTTACCGCAAGGTTTTGATTTAATTCGTCAAAATCATGATGTGATAGATGGTGAAGTAATTGAAAATGCGTTATTTAGTGACGGTCTTTTCACTTTTACACTCTATGTCAACAAAGCAGATAGCGCTGCCGCAACAGAAAACACATGGAAACAAGGGGCATACACGATTTATAGTGAAGTCATGGGCGATAAAGAAATTACCTTTATCGGACAGCTTCCAATTGCCGCAGCTAAACGAATTGTACAAGGTGTAACATTCCTAAAATAA